TCTGGAACAAATTTTACGGAATCCGGAAACTGTGCGCGACGGAAGCTGGAAAGTCATGATGCCAGCGTATGACACCTTAACGCCTGACGAGATAACCGCCATTGCGGAGTACTTGAAGACGTTAACGGCTGATGAAGATCGTAAAAAAAGTGACAAACAATAAACAGAGGAGGGAACATGAATGTCTATCGCTTAGAAGCTAAGACGGATACACGCAGATTACTTACGAATCTGTTTGTTCTTGCGCGCGTTCCAGTCTCTGTGGCTGTGGCCGTTGTGTCTATGCTCGGTTATCTGTTGCATTCACCAGAATTTTCCATAGCACTGTTTGCAACAGGTTTTGGTAGCTTTTTCCTCTGCGCTGGTTGTTCCGCTCTTAATCAGGTGCAGGAAAAACGCACAGACGGGTACTTTTCCCGCACGATGACGCGTCCGCTTCCTCAGGGTTACATGAGTTCTAAAACGGCCATCATGATAGCAGTCCTGTGGATTTCACTGGCTATGAGTTTCTACGCCATGACTGCATCCAGTCGAACTTTGATCGTAGCCGCTATGGTGCTAGTCATTTACAACGGACTGTATACCGCCATGAAACGCCGCACACCGTTTGCTCTTCTGGTAGGGAGTATTGCTGGAGCAATGCCGCCGCTCATGGGCTGGGTTGCCGCTGGCGGCAGCATGTTCAATCCGCTTATTCTTACCAACTGCGTAATCTGGTATCTTGTGCAGATTCCGCATGTGTGGATGCGTATATACATACACAAAGAAGAGTACTTATCCCGCTTTAGTCCTATTCCTGTGAGCTATTTTGTTCTTATGCATCAAAAAATGCTTATGCGTATCTGGTACTTCGCTTATGTGTGCAGCGTTATGATCTTTGCCTTGGTGTGCACATGGGGACTTGGAGTTCCTTCGCTAGTG
This genomic interval from Halodesulfovibrio sp. MK-HDV contains the following:
- a CDS encoding UbiA family prenyltransferase, whose amino-acid sequence is MNVYRLEAKTDTRRLLTNLFVLARVPVSVAVAVVSMLGYLLHSPEFSIALFATGFGSFFLCAGCSALNQVQEKRTDGYFSRTMTRPLPQGYMSSKTAIMIAVLWISLAMSFYAMTASSRTLIVAAMVLVIYNGLYTAMKRRTPFALLVGSIAGAMPPLMGWVAAGGSMFNPLILTNCVIWYLVQIPHVWMRIYIHKEEYLSRFSPIPVSYFVLMHQKMLMRIWYFAYVCSVMIFALVCTWGLGVPSLVGTILGSAFLAGSMLPLTRLTSFYLFDIASICILFGAVLVQL